From a single Cyprinus carpio isolate SPL01 chromosome A3, ASM1834038v1, whole genome shotgun sequence genomic region:
- the LOC109073929 gene encoding beta-1,4 N-acetylgalactosaminyltransferase 2-like: MNYSFLLKLFLTGLCLTALGIYSIQSGFLDVTDDIRRLLPSGTRLLQFSKQRVYDRNIGPFPSKNRSSCSCKGYALNAQNVPVDELEDLQRRRSEEYRQYQLRMGTKMESLILAQPNSPLQYPIQGFVVAPLAKSVIPGLALHAQKRRLYKVSLSVKKGVLSVEDVLDGDQVEGQGQSNLTISSSSRTHLNDLLSRVTYTSTIYHVKTKDLVNFSFEDYEAIFPVVIKRSSVPVLYDPGTDINSQVTITTKTFLRYDELNVLINSIRQFYPKIKIIIADDSLEPQNVTGFNLEHYIMPPAQGWFAGRNLAISQVTTKYILWVDDDYIFNNNTRIESFVEIMEKVPELDVVGGAVGRNQFFFRLQYEEGDEEEGGCLRRLHGRRIQSVPGFDGCFFVDGVVNYFLARTDSVRRVGFDPFLKRVAHTEFFLDGLGDLLIATCKGLSVGHQKKRKQSKYRRFRFPGRTDGRNKLAHHYFKNYLKCIKY, translated from the exons ATGAATTACAGCTTTCTCCTGAAGTTATTCCTGACTGGGCTCTGTCTTACTGCACTGGGTATTTATAGTATACAAAGTGGCTTTCTGGATGTTACAGATGACATAAGAAGACTGTTGCCATCAGG cacaaGGCTACTCCAATTTTCTAAACAAAG AGTGTATGACCGCAACATTGGGCCATTTCCCAGTAAAAATCGTTCGTCTTGTTCCTGTAAAGGAtatgctttaaatgctcaaaatGTGCCAGTGGATGAACTGGAAGACCTTCAGAGACGTCGGTCTGAGGAGTACCGGCAATACCAGCTCAG GATGGGGACAAAAATGGAGTCACTTATACTTGCCCAACCCAACTCACCCCTCCAATATCCCATCCAGGGTTTCGTAGTGGCACCTCTTGCAAAAAGTGTGATACCCG GTTTGGCTCTGCATGCACAAAAAAGAAGACTATATaag GTGTCTTTGAGTGTGAAGAAAGGAGTGCTCTCAGTGGAGGATGTTCTGGATGGAGATCAGGTGGAAGGACAGGGTCAGAGTAATCTGACCATCTCATCCAGCAGCCGCACACATCTGAATGATCTGCTCTCCAGAGTGACCTACACCAGCACCATCTACCATGTCAAGACTAAAGATCTGG TTAATTTTTCTTTTGAGGACTATGAGGCCATATTTCCCGTTGTGATCAAGAGATCCTCAGTTCCTGTTCTGTATGACCCAGGGACAG ATATTAACTCACAGGTGACCATAACAACCAAGACCTTTCTGAGATATGACGAGCTGAACGTTCTCATCAACAGCATCCGGCAGTTTTACCCCAAAATCAAGATCATCATTGCAGACGACAGCCTGGAGCCACAAAATGTGACTGGCTTCAACTTAGAGCACTACATTATGCCACCTGCacag GGCTGGTTTGCAGGCAGGAATCTGGCCATATCTCAGGTTACCACTAAATATATCCTGTGGGTTGATGATGACTACATATTCAATAACAATACACGGATTGAAAGCTTTGTGGAGATAATGGAGAAAGTTCCAGAACTGGATGTG GTTGGCGGTGCAGTGGGAAGAAATCAGTTCTTTTTCCGCCTTCAGTACGAGGAAGGTGATGAAGAGGAGGGCGGTTGTCTCAGACGTTTGCATGGGAGGAGGATTCAATCAGTTCCAGGCTTTGACGGCTGCTTCTTTGTAGATGGGGTCGTCAACTACTTTCTGGCACGGACAGATTCTGTGCGACGGGTTGGCTTTGATCCGTTTCTGAAGAGGGTGGCTCACACTG AGTTTTTTCTTGATGGTCTTGGAGATTTGCTGATTGCCACCTGCAAAGGACTTTCAGTCGGCCACCAGAAGAAGCGCAAACAAAGCAAATACAGACGCTTTAGGTTTCCAGGACGAACGGATGGAAGAAACAAACTGGCCCATCATTACTTCAAGAATTATTTGAAATGCATCAAGTACTGA
- the LOC109050077 gene encoding guanine nucleotide-binding protein G(I)/G(S)/G(O) subunit gamma-T2-like has translation MARDMSDKEILKMELEQLQKEVKNTREPVSKTAKEICEWVEAQAAEDPLIKGVPEDKNPFKDKGGCIIT, from the exons ATGGCGCGGGATATGTCTGATAAGGAAATCCTGAAAATGGAGTTGGAACAACTTCAGAAGGAAGTGAAGAACACTAGAGAGCCT GTCTCTAAAACCGCAAAGGAGATTTGTGAATGGGTTGAGGCCCAAGCTGCAGAAGATCCTCTCATAAAAGGAGTTCCTGAGGACAAAAATCCCTTCAAGGACAAGGGTGGATGCATAATAACTTAG